A part of Neodiprion pinetum isolate iyNeoPine1 chromosome 4, iyNeoPine1.2, whole genome shotgun sequence genomic DNA contains:
- the alpha-Spec gene encoding spectrin alpha chain isoform X3 yields the protein MIAQHHFSSDVIRKRLEELHRLWELLLSRLADKGLKLQQALVLVQFLRHCDEVMFWIHDKEAFVTTDEFGHDLEHVEVLQRKFDEFQKDMASQEYRVTEVNELADKLLLDGHPERDTILRRKEELNESWQRLKQLAILRQEKLFGAHEIQRFNRDADETMAWIAEKDVVLSSDDFGRDLASVQTLQRKHEGIERDLAALEDKVATLGAEADRLAAIHQADHSQQIQSKHAEILQLWESLTAKAKERRSKLDESYYLHRFLTDYRDLVSWMNDMRAIISADELAKDVAGAEALLERHQEHKGEIDARKDSFDSTARAGQQLLDRKHYAADEVARKLESLAEDKKSLLDLWEKRRILYEQCMDLQLFYRDTEQADAWMAKQEAFLANEDLGDSLDSVEALIKKHDDFNKSLAAQDEKIKVLDDFARKLIEGDHYAAEDVFQRRQLLLERRGALLDKSAQRRQRLADAYTLQQFERDCDETKGWVNEKLKFATDDSYLDPTNLNGKVQKHQNFEQELNANNTRMEEILSTGQKLIDEEHYASDRIRARLDEITGLWDSLVQATDKKGSKLQEAAQQQQFNRTVEDVELWLSEVEGQLMSEDYGKDLTSVQNLQKKHALLEADVASHADRIEGIAQAAQQFVSSGHFDADNIKAKQDQLVGRYAALQRPMSIRKQRLLDSLQVQQLFRDIEDEEAWIREKEPVAASTNRGRDLIGVQNLQKKHQAVLAEVNNHEPRVAAVCQSGAKMRNDGHFAAEEISQRLAALDDHWGQLKEKARQRKTDLDDSLQAHQYFADANEAESWMKEKRPIVLNTDYGKDEDSSEALLKKHEALVSDLEAFASTIGALREQAAACRQQETPTIDIAGKECVVALYDYAEKSPREVSMKKGDTLTLLNSNNKDWWKVEVNDRQGFVPAAYVKRVEPEASLSASQQNLAREQSSIAARQAQIQAQYDDLLYLAHERQNKLNETAKAYVLVREAAELATWIKAKENHAQVQDVGEDLEQVEVMQKKFDDFQADLKANEVRLAEMNEIAVQLMSLGQTEAALKIQTQIQDLNEKWTSLQTLTAERASQLGSAHEVQRFHRDVDETKDWIREKDAALNNDDLGKDLRSVQALQRKHEGLERDLAALGDKIRQLDEIANRLMQSHPDTAEQTYAKQKEINEEWTQLTAKANSRKEKLLDSYDLQRFLSDYRDLMAWINSMMGLVASEELAGDVTGAEALLERHQSHRAEIDARYGILPEEHRTEIDARAGTFQAFELFGQQLLQSSHYASVEIQEKLEAMAEARQELEKAWIQRRMQLDQNLELQLFCRDCEQAENWMSAREAFLGSADAVDSGDNVEALIKKHEDFDKAINAHEEKIAALQTLADQLIAAEHYAAKPIDERRRQVLDRWKHLKDALIEKRSKLGESQTLQQFSRDADEMENWIAEKLQLATEENYKDPANIQSKHQKHQAFEAELAANADRIQSVLAMGTNLIDKHQCAGSEDAVQARLASIADQWEYLTQKTTEKSLKLKEANKQRTYIAAVKDLDFWLGEVESLLTSEDAGKDLASVQNLMKKHQLVEADIQAHEERIKDMNGQADSLIESGQFDAAGIQEKRQSINERYERIRNLAAHRQARLNEANTLHQFFRDIADEESWIKEKKLLVGSDDYGRDLTGVQNLKKKHKRLEAELGSHEPAIQAVQEAGEKLMDVSNLGVPEIEQRLKLLNQAWAELKQLAATRGQKLDESLTYQQFLAKVEEEEAWITEKQQLLSVEDYGDTMAAVQGLLKKHDAFETDFAAHGERCKDICDAGAALVDAGNHRADSISQRCSQLRNKLDQLSALAARRKARLNDNSAYLQFMWKADVVESWIADKETHVRSEEFGRDLSTVQTLLTKQETFDAGLHAFEHEGIQNIATLKDRLVDSAHEQTPSIQKRHADVIARWQKLLADSDARKQRLLRMQDQFRQIEELYLTFAKKASAFNSWFENAEEDLTDPVRCNSIEEIRALREAHAQFQASLSSAEADFQALAALDRQIKSFNVGPNPYTWFTMEALEDTWRNLQKIIKERDVELAKEAQRQEENDKLRKEFAKHANAFHQWLAETRTSMMEGSGSLEQQLEATKRKAQEVRARRQDLKKIEDLGAILEEHLILDNRYTEHSTVGLAQQWDQLDQLGMRMQHNLEQQIQARNQSGVSEDALKEFSMMFKHFDKDKSGRLNQQEFKSCLRALGYDLPMVEEGQPDPEFENILDIVDPNRDGYVSLQEYMAFMISKETENVQSSEEIENAFRAITAADRPYVTKEELYANLTKEMADYCVARMKSYIDPKTERPITGALDYIEFTRTLFQN from the exons ATGATAGCTCAGCATCATTTCTCCTCTGACGTTATTCGCAAGAGGCTTG AGGAACTGCATCGTCTTTGGGAGCTGCTCCTTTCTCGTTTGGCCGACAAGGGATTAAAACTTCAACAAGCTCTTGTTCTGGTGCAGTTTCTTCGTCATTGCGACGAGGTCATGTTCTGGATCCACGATAAGGAGGCTTTTGTCACTACAGACGAGTTTGGGCATGACTTAGAGCATGTCGAGGTTCTTCAGAGGAAATTTGACGAGTTTCAGAAAGATATGGCTAGCCAAGAGTACAGAGTAACAGAGGTTAATGAACTCGCTGACAAGCTTCTACTGGATGGGCATCCTGAGCGCGACACTATTCTCCGTAGAAAAGAAGAGCTAAATGAATCTTGGCAGAGGTTGAAGCAGCTCGCTATTCTCAGGCAGGAAAAATTGTTTGGCGCCCATGAGATACAGAGATTTAACCGAGATGCTGACGAAACTATGGCCTGGATTGCGGAGAAGGACGTCGTTCTGTCGTCTGATGATTTTGGCCGCGATTTGGCCAGCGTTCAGACACTTCAGCGCAAGCATGAGGGAATAGAACGTGATCTAGCTGCTCTGGAAGACAAGGTGGCCACTCTTGGTGCCGAAGCAGATCGCCTGGCTGCTATTCACCAGGCCGATCATTCCCAGCAGATCCAATCAAAGCATGCAGAAATATTGCAGCTTTGGGAAAGCTTGACAGCCAAGGCAAAGGAACGAAGATCCAAGTTGGACGAGTCCTACTACCTTCATCGATTCTTGACCGACTACAGGGATCTTGTTTCATGGATGAACGATATGCGAGCCATTATATCTGCAGACGAGCTTGCCAAAGACGTTGCAGGAGCAGAGGCGCTGCTGGAGCGACATCAAGAACACAAAGGAGAAATTGACGCACGGAAGGACAGTTTTGACTCGACAGCTCGTGCCGGTCAGCAACTTCTTGATAGGAAACATTATGCAGCAGATGAGGTAGCCAGGAAGTTGGAGTCTCTTGCTGAGGATAAGAAGTCCCTGTTAGATCTTTGGGAAAAACGTCGCATTCTGTACGAGCAATGCATGGACTTGCAGCTATTTTATCGGGACACAGAGCAGGCTGACGCCTGGATGGCAAAGCAGGAAGCATTCCTGGCTAACGAAGACCTTGGAGATTCCCTGGACAGTGTAGAAGCTCTAATCAAAAAACATGACGACTTTAACAAGTCCCTGGCTGCtcaagatgaaaaaatcaaagtgCTAGATGACTTTGCCCGTAAGCTTATCGAGGGTGATCATTACGCGGCTGAAGATGTATTCCAACGTCGGCAGCTCTTGCTCGAGCGGCGAGGTGCCCTTCTTGATAAATCTGCTCAAAGAAGACAGCGTTTGGCTGATGCTTACACGCTTCAACAGTTTGAGAGAGATTGCGACGAAACCAAGGGTTGGGTGAATGAAAAACTCAAATTCGCCACTGACGACAGCTACCTAGACCCAACAAATTTGAACGGCAAAGTACAGAAACATCAGAATTTCGAGCAGGAGTTGAATGCAAACAATACGCGCATGGAGGAAATTCTCAGCACAGGGCAAAAACTGATCGACGAAGAACATTATGCCAGTGATCGCATTCGTGCACGTCTTGACGAAATCACTGGTCTTTGGGACAGTCTTGTTCAGGCGACTGACAAAAAGGGATCTAAATTGCAAGAGGCTGCACAGCAGCAGCAATTCAATCGAACCGTTGAAGATGTTGAGCTGTGGCTGTCTGAAGTTGAGGGCCAGCTTATGTCCGAAGATTACGGCAAGGATTTAACAAGCGTGCAAAATCTCCAGAAGAAACACGCGCTGCTTGAAGCTGACGTTGCTTCCCATGCTGATCGTATTGAAGGCATTGCTCAAGCTGCGCAACAATTTGTTAGTTCAGGACATTTCGACGCGGATAATATTAAGGCAAAGCAAGATCAACTTGTGGGCCGATACGCAGCACTGCAAAGACCGATGAGCATTAGGAAACAGCGACTTCTTGACTCCCTTCAAGTGCAGCAGTTATTCCGAGACATTGAGGATGAGGAAGCGTGGATCAGGGAGAAAGAGCCTGTCGCAGCAAGCACTAACCGCGGTCGAGATCTCATTGGTGTGCaaaatttgcagaaaaaaCATCAGGCTGTCTTGGCGGAAGTAAATAATCACGAGCCAAGAGTAGCTGCTGTTTGCCAATCAGGAGCAAAAATGCGCAATGATGGGCATTTTGCAGCTGAAGAAATTAGCCAGAGGCTGGCAGCTCTCGACGATCACTGGGGGCAATTAAAAGAAAAGGCTCGTCAACGCAAAACGGATTTAGACGATTCCCTGCAAGCACATCAGTACTTTGCCGATGCAAACGAGGCGGAATCATGGATGAAAGAGAAACGTCCGATCGTTTTGAACACCGATTATGGAAAAGATGAAGACAGCTCAGAAGCTTTGCTCAAAAAGCATGAAGCCCTTGTCAGTGATTTGGAGGCTTTTGCTAGCACTATCGGCGCCTTGAGAGAGCAGGCGGCTGCATGCCGACAGCAAGAGACACCGACTATAGACATAGCCGGCAAAGAATGCGTAGTCGCTCTTTACGATTATGCAGAAAAATCACCAAGGGAAGTCTCTATGAAGAAAGGCGATACTCTAACGCTTCTCAATTCGAACAATAAAGATTGGTGGAAAGTCGAGGTGAATGACAGGCAAGGCTTTGTCCCGGCTGCTTACGTCAAACGGGTCGAGCCAGAGGCCAGTCTGAGTGCCTCTCAGCAAAATCTTGCCAGAGAACAGAGTTCAATTGCGGCTAGGCAGGCTCAAATTCAAGCTCAGTATGACGACTTATTGTACTTGGCTCACGAGCGTCAGAATAAACTGAACGAAACTGCCAAAGCGTACGTGCTTGTCAGAGAAGCAGCGGAATTAGCCACTTGGATCAAAGCGAAGGAAAACCATGCCCAGGTTCAAGATGTTGGTGAAGACTTGGAGCAAGTTGAAGTAATGCAAAAGAAGTTCGACGACTTCCAAGCAGATCTGAAGGCAAACGAAGTCCGATTGGctgaaatgaatgaaatcgCCGTTCAACTGATGAGTCTTGGGCAAACCGAAGCTGCTCTCAAAATTCAGACTCAAATACAAGATTTGAACGAAAAGTGGACCAGCCTTCAAACCCTGACTGCGGAGAGAGCCAGTCAGTTGGGCTCTGCTCACGAAGTTCAACGATTCCACCGTGATGTTGACGAAACGAAAGATTGGATTCGTGAGAAGGATGCTGCTTTGAACAACGACGACCTTGGGAAGGATCTTCGCAGCGTTCAAGCTCTCCAACGAAAACACGAGGGTCTTGAACGAGACCTAGCTGCTCTTGGTGATAAAATAAGGCAGCTTGACGAAATAGCCAATCGATTGATGCAATCGCATCCTGATACCGCGGAACAAACTTACGCCAAACAGAAAGAGATCAACGAGGAATGGACACAGCTGACAGCAAAAGCCAATAGCAGGAAGGAGAAACTATTGGACTCTTATGATTTGCAGAGATTCTTAAGTGACTATCGAGATTTGATGGCTTGGATAAACTCCATGATGGGACTAGTGGCATCTGAGGAACTCGCCGGTGACGTGACAGGAGCCGAAGCACTGCTGGAACGTCATCAG AGCCACAGGGCAGAGATAGATGCGCGTTACGGCATCCTTCCAGAG gaaCATCGCACTGAAATCGACGCTCGTGCTGGTACCTTCCAAGCGTTTGAACTCTTTGGGCAGCAACTATTGCAGTCGAGTCACTATGCTAGTGTGGAAATTCAGGAAAAACTGGAAGCAATGGCAGAAGCTCGTCAAGAACTTGAGAAAGCGTGGATCCAGCGCCGCATGCAGCTTGATCAAAATTTGGAGCTCCAACTTTTCTGCCGAGATTGTGAGCAAGCTGAAAATTGGATGAGCGCCAGGGAGGCCTTCTTAGGTAGCGCGGATGCTGTAGACAGCGGTGATAACGTTGAAGCGCTGATTAAAAAACATGAAGACTTTGACAAGGCTATCAATGCtcacgaagaaaaaatcgcgGCCTTGCAAACACTTGCCGATCAATTAATAGCTGCGGAGCATTATGCCGCTAAGCCAATTGACGAAAGACGTCGCCAGGTTTTGGATCGCTGGAAGCATTTGAAAGACGCGCTTATTGAAAAAAGATCTAAATTGGGTGAATCTCAGACCTTGCAACAATTCTCCAGGGATGCCGACGAGATGGAAAATTGGATCGCTGAAAAGCTTCAACTTGCTACTGAGGAGAATTACAAAGATCCTGCTAATATTCAATCCAAACACCAAAAGCATCAAGCGTTTGAAGCTGAGCTTGCCGCCAATGCCGACAGAATTCAATCCGTTTTGGCCATGGGCACTAACCTGATAGACAAACATCAGTGCGCCGGTTCTGAAGATGCTGTACAGGCTAGACTTGCTTCGATAGCAGATCAGTGGGAGTATCTGACCCAAAAGACGACTGAGAAGTCTTTGAAACTAAAAGAGGCCAATAAACAGAGGACGTACATTGCCGCAGTGAAAGATCTAGACTTCTGGCTTGGAGAAGTTGAAAGTTTACTGACCTCCGAAGATGCTGGCAAAGATCTAGCATCCGTGCAAAATCTTATGAAGAAACATCAGTTGGTAGAAGCAGATATTCAAGCTCACGAAGAGAGAATAAAGGACATGAACGGTCAGGCCGATTCCTTGATTGAGAGCGGACAGTTTGACGCTGCTGGTATTCAGGAGAAACGTCAGAGCATAAATGAACGCTACGAGCGTATAAGAAATCTAGCCGCACACAGGCAAGCCAGACTCAACGAAGCCAACACTCTGCATCAATTCTTCCGCGACATTGCTGACGAAGAATCATGgattaaagaaaagaaattactcGTTGGTTCGGATGATTATGGTCGTGACTTGACTGGCGTGCAAAATCTAAAGAAAAAGCACAAGCGTCTGGAAGCAGAACTTGGCAGCCACGAACCAGCTATTCAGGCTGTTCAAGAAGCTGGAGAAAAGCTGATGGACGTGTCAAACTTGGGAGTTCCTGAAATAGAGCAGCGTCTGAAACTTCTCAATCAAGCTTGGGCAGAGTTGAAGCAATTGGCTGCGACCAGGGGTCAAAAGCTTGACGAGTCACTCACCTATCAACAATTCCTTGCCAAGGTCGAGGAAGAGGAGGCTTGGATTACGGAGAAACAACAGCTCCTCTCTGTGGAAGATTATGGCGACACAATGGCTGCTGTTCAGGGATTGCTGAAGAAACATGACGCATTCGAGACCGATTTTGCAGCACACGGAGAACGCTGCAAAGATATTTGTGACGCAGGAGCAGCACTGGTCGACGCTGGTAATCACCGAGCCGATTCAATCAGCCAGAGGTGCTCTCAGCTCCGCAACAAACTTGATCAGCTGTCGGCCCTGGCAGCCAGACGAAAGGCGCGATTGAATGATAATTCTGCATACCTACAATTTATGTGGAAGGCTGATGTTGTAGAATCATGGATCGCAGACAAGGAAACACACGTGCGTTCCGAGGAGTTTGGTAGGGATTTATCAACTGTACAAACTTTGCTAACCAAACAGGAAACCTTTGATGCAGGGCTGCACGCCTTTGAACATGAGGGAATCCAGAATATAGCTACCCTCAAGGATAGGCTTGTGGACTCCGCCCATGAACAAACACCGAGCATTCAAAAACGTCACGCCGATGTCATCGCCAGGTGGCAAAAACTTCTTGCTGATTCAGACGCCAGGAAACAACGCCTTCTGCGCATGCAGGATCAATTCCGTCAGATAGAAGAGCTCTATCTCACGTTCGCCAAGAAGGCATCAGCCTTCAATTCCTGGTTCGAAAATGCTGAGGAAGATCTCACTGATCCTGTACGTTGCAACagcattgaagaaattcgcgCCCTTCGTGAGGCTCATGCACAATTTCAAGCTAGCCTTTCGTCTGCCGAAGCTGACTTCCAGGCTTTAGCTGCTCTTGACAGGCAAATAAAGAGTTTCAACGTTGGTCCAAATCCCTACACCTGGTTCACTATGGAAGCCCTTGAAGATACATGGCGCAACTTAcagaaaataatcaaagaGCGCGATGTTGAACTGGCCAAGGAAGCCCAACGTCAGGAAGAAAACGACAAGCTCAGAAAAGAGTTTGCAAAGCATGCCAATGCTTTCCATCAGTGGTTAGCTGAGACCAg AACATCGATGATGGAGGGCTCAGGATCACTGGAGCAACAGCTGGAAGCCACCAAG CGCAAGGCTCAAGAAGTGAGGGCCCGAAGACAAGACCTGAAAAAGATAGAAGACCTTGGTGCAATATTAGAGGAACATCTGATTCTTGATAACCGATACACAGAACACAGTACTGTAGGCCTTGCACAGCAATGGGATCAGTTGGATCAATTGGGAATGCGTATGCAGCACAATTTGGAGCAACAGATTCAAGCCCGCAATCAATCGGGAGTATCCGAGGATGCTCTTAAGGAATTCTCAATGATGTTCAAACACTTTGATAAAGATAAAAGTGGACGGCTCAATCAGCAAGAGTTTAAGTCCTGTCTCAGAGCTCTCGGCTACGATTTACCTATGGTCGAAGAAGGTCAACCAGAtcctgaatttgaaaatattctcg aCATCGTCGACCCAAACAGGGATGGTTATGTATCCTTGCAGGAATACATGGCGTTCATGATCAGCAAGGAAACAGAAAACGTTCAAAGCTCAGAAGAGATAGAGAACGCTTTCAGAGCTATCACCGCAGCTGATCGGCCATACGTTACAAAAGAGGAACTTTATGCG aaCCTCACAAAAGAAATGGCAGATTACTGTGTCGCCCGTATGAAATCTTATATCGATCCAAAGACGGAGCGGCCAATTACGGGGGCTCTTGATTATATCGAATTCACGCGTACTCTTTTCCAGAATTAA